One genomic region from Arthrobacter sp. FB24 encodes:
- a CDS encoding SLC13 family permease — MSAPVLSIIILAVMFLLATVLPLKMGALAFVGAFLLGSVVLGMSTNDILANFPGGLFLTIVGVTYLFAIAQNNGTIDLMVRGAVRMVGSKVALIPWIMFAITAVITAVGALSPAAVAIIAPIALSFAAKHKINPLMMGMMVIHGAQAGGFSPIAVYGVTVNGIIAKTELEASPMAIFLASFFFNLAIALVLFFVLGGTKSGSSAGSRLVEQVAEKRMAMSVGARTAGVTLQGSGTDISSDRVSSKGTSGSGEHSANGSSSAGQPAGTARASVPQLVTILGLIALAVISLGFKVDVGFVSITIAMVLALVSPDAQKGAVNKISWSTVLLLCGMLTFVGVLEEAGTIKFVSDGVAQLGMPLLAALLICYIGAIVSAFASSTAILAALIPLAVPFLASGEIGAVGVIAALAVASTIVDVSPFSTNGALVLANAPEDVDKDRFYKQILAYSGIVVAVGPAIAWVVMVVPGWL, encoded by the coding sequence ATGTCCGCTCCCGTCCTGTCCATCATCATCCTGGCGGTGATGTTCCTGCTAGCCACAGTGCTCCCGCTCAAAATGGGCGCACTGGCCTTCGTCGGCGCCTTCCTGCTCGGTTCGGTTGTGCTGGGGATGTCCACCAATGACATCCTGGCCAACTTCCCCGGCGGTCTGTTTCTGACGATTGTCGGCGTCACCTACCTGTTTGCCATAGCGCAGAACAACGGCACCATCGACCTGATGGTCCGGGGCGCTGTTCGGATGGTCGGCAGCAAGGTGGCCCTGATCCCGTGGATCATGTTCGCGATCACCGCGGTCATCACGGCCGTCGGCGCACTTTCGCCCGCGGCAGTCGCCATCATCGCGCCGATTGCGCTCAGCTTCGCGGCCAAGCACAAAATCAACCCGCTCATGATGGGCATGATGGTGATTCACGGCGCGCAGGCCGGCGGCTTCTCCCCCATCGCTGTATACGGCGTCACCGTCAACGGCATCATTGCCAAGACGGAACTGGAAGCCAGCCCCATGGCGATCTTCCTGGCGAGCTTCTTCTTCAACCTGGCTATTGCACTGGTGCTGTTCTTTGTTCTCGGCGGCACCAAGTCCGGATCCTCAGCAGGCAGCAGGCTGGTGGAGCAGGTCGCCGAAAAGCGCATGGCCATGAGCGTGGGAGCCCGCACCGCCGGCGTGACCCTGCAGGGCTCCGGTACCGACATTTCCTCGGACCGCGTCTCCTCCAAAGGCACGTCAGGCTCCGGTGAGCACTCCGCCAACGGTTCTTCCAGCGCCGGCCAGCCTGCCGGAACAGCCCGCGCCTCCGTTCCCCAGCTCGTGACGATCCTCGGCCTGATCGCCCTGGCCGTTATTTCGCTGGGCTTCAAGGTGGACGTCGGATTCGTCTCCATCACCATCGCCATGGTCCTTGCCCTGGTTTCCCCCGACGCCCAGAAGGGCGCCGTCAACAAGATCAGCTGGTCCACCGTCCTGCTCCTCTGCGGCATGCTCACCTTCGTGGGCGTCCTCGAAGAGGCCGGCACCATCAAATTCGTATCTGACGGCGTAGCCCAGCTGGGCATGCCGCTGCTCGCGGCCCTGCTGATCTGCTACATCGGCGCCATTGTTTCCGCTTTCGCCTCCTCCACTGCCATCCTGGCGGCCCTCATTCCCCTGGCGGTGCCGTTCCTGGCCTCCGGGGAAATCGGCGCCGTAGGGGTCATCGCCGCCCTTGCGGTGGCCTCCACGATCGTGGATGTCTCACCGTTCTCCACCAACGGCGCCCTGGTGCTGGCCAACGCACCCGAGGACGTGGATAAGGACCGGTTCTACAAGCAGATCCTGGCCTATAGCGGCATCGTCGTCGCCGTCGGACCGGCCATCGCCTGGGTGGTCATGGTGGTCCCGGGCTGGCTATGA
- a CDS encoding FadR/GntR family transcriptional regulator codes for MAKQAATRQITRVSRPRLYEQLVEQLMDFIEAAQLGPGDTLPAERELAERLGVSRATLAQALVALEVLGVIDVQHGTGAVLVYRPNVPSVIKGLREHRNRLPEIVEARSTLEVKLAELAAARRSKEDMKAIDKALDVMAEEVASGGRGAHGDELFHQAVTAAAHSGVLAQLMTFIAGMVLETRLESLGQPGRPEQSLASHRKIADAIRARDSAAAAEAMLEHIDLVSDVALLKNS; via the coding sequence ATGGCTAAGCAGGCGGCAACCCGGCAGATTACCCGCGTTTCGCGGCCCCGGCTCTATGAGCAGCTCGTGGAGCAGCTCATGGACTTCATCGAGGCTGCCCAGCTGGGTCCTGGGGATACCTTGCCTGCAGAGCGCGAGCTGGCCGAGCGGTTGGGGGTTTCGCGTGCCACCCTGGCCCAGGCCTTGGTGGCACTGGAAGTCCTCGGCGTGATCGATGTCCAGCACGGTACCGGTGCAGTGCTGGTTTACCGTCCCAATGTCCCGTCCGTGATCAAGGGGCTGCGCGAGCACCGCAACCGGCTGCCGGAGATCGTGGAGGCACGCAGCACCCTTGAGGTCAAGCTTGCTGAACTGGCAGCCGCGCGGCGCAGTAAAGAGGACATGAAGGCCATCGACAAGGCGCTCGATGTCATGGCCGAAGAGGTTGCCTCGGGCGGCCGGGGCGCGCATGGCGACGAACTGTTCCACCAGGCCGTGACCGCCGCCGCACACTCCGGAGTGCTGGCCCAGCTGATGACCTTCATCGCCGGAATGGTCCTGGAGACGCGGCTCGAGTCACTCGGGCAGCCGGGTCGCCCGGAGCAGTCCCTCGCCTCACACCGAAAAATCGCCGACGCTATCAGGGCCCGGGACTCAGCCGCGGCTGCCGAGGCAATGCTGGAGCACATCGACCTCGTCTCCGATGTGGCCCTTCTGAAGAACTCCTGA
- a CDS encoding SDR family oxidoreductase, whose protein sequence is MSIVIAGATGQLGRLVVEELLSRGVPAAQIVAAGRSAVQLAELAGHGVKTAAMDYNDPASVDSALTEGDTLLLISGNDIQSRAAQHENVIDAAARAKVARILYTSVLAADTTPVILAPDHVKTEEYIRASGLPFTFLRNGWYTENYADALLAARETGTLLGSAGDGRVASATRADYAAAIAAVLTTTGHDNSTYELSGDHAWTYEELALAFSTVLGRPVTYRSVSAAEHVSTLEAAGLDPATAGFLAALDGNIREDALALATGDLARLAGRPTTPLVDGLRPLAG, encoded by the coding sequence ATGTCCATTGTTATTGCAGGAGCCACCGGCCAGCTGGGCCGGCTCGTCGTCGAGGAACTTTTGAGCCGCGGTGTCCCGGCCGCGCAGATCGTGGCTGCAGGCCGGTCGGCCGTCCAGCTCGCGGAGCTGGCAGGGCACGGCGTCAAAACCGCGGCCATGGACTACAACGATCCGGCCAGTGTTGACTCGGCGCTGACCGAAGGAGACACCCTGCTGTTGATTTCCGGCAACGACATCCAGAGCCGGGCGGCGCAGCACGAGAACGTCATCGATGCGGCCGCGCGGGCCAAGGTTGCCCGCATCCTGTACACCAGCGTCCTGGCGGCTGACACCACGCCCGTGATCCTGGCGCCGGACCACGTCAAAACCGAGGAGTACATCCGCGCCAGCGGACTCCCCTTCACCTTCCTGCGTAACGGGTGGTACACGGAGAACTACGCCGACGCCCTGCTCGCCGCACGCGAGACCGGAACACTGCTCGGAAGCGCCGGGGACGGCCGCGTGGCAAGCGCCACCCGCGCGGACTACGCTGCTGCCATCGCCGCCGTCCTGACCACCACCGGACATGACAACAGCACCTACGAACTGTCCGGCGACCACGCCTGGACCTATGAGGAACTCGCGTTAGCCTTCTCCACGGTCCTCGGGCGCCCCGTCACTTATCGCTCGGTAAGTGCAGCCGAGCACGTCAGCACGCTTGAGGCTGCCGGCCTTGACCCGGCAACAGCCGGGTTCCTTGCCGCCCTGGACGGCAACATCCGCGAAGACGCACTGGCACTCGCTACCGGCGACCTCGCACGGCTGGCCGGGCGGCCTACCACCCCCCTCGTGGACGGCCTGCGCCCGCTCGCCGGCTGA
- a CDS encoding LysR family transcriptional regulator encodes MLNDDGKELFDIRRLALLLEVVEQGSITAAAELMMYTPSAVSQQLRKLEQEVGQPLLNRRSRGVVPTEAGQVLAGHARKIIWQMQAARSDLGQIAGLKRGSLTVGTFPTLAGSFLPVVIRTFKKRYPAISLSVRSARFDELVADLQSGVTGLCLLWDYPWNPFRDDSIRVTEVFRESTVILVARGHRLADREQVSMEDLRNESWIVRAEAHPVVEVLQRSAHDAGFEPEIAFLANDYQEAQAMVSVGMGVAMVPKTAVALQHPDVKVLSLGEAAPLRRVLLAQREDKVYAPAEVAFHSTLLEIARERAGDYL; translated from the coding sequence TTGCTTAACGACGATGGTAAGGAATTGTTCGACATCAGGCGGCTGGCGCTACTGCTGGAGGTGGTGGAGCAGGGCTCCATCACCGCCGCGGCCGAGCTCATGATGTACACGCCCTCAGCCGTCTCCCAGCAGTTGCGCAAGCTCGAACAAGAGGTGGGGCAGCCGCTGCTCAACCGCCGGTCCCGCGGGGTGGTGCCCACCGAAGCCGGACAGGTGCTGGCCGGCCATGCCCGCAAGATCATCTGGCAGATGCAGGCGGCCCGGTCCGACCTCGGCCAGATAGCCGGCCTCAAGCGCGGGTCCCTGACCGTTGGCACTTTTCCAACCCTTGCCGGATCATTCCTGCCCGTCGTCATCCGGACTTTCAAGAAGCGCTACCCTGCCATCAGCCTCTCTGTGCGCAGCGCCCGCTTCGATGAACTCGTGGCAGATCTGCAGTCCGGGGTGACGGGGCTCTGTCTGCTCTGGGACTACCCCTGGAATCCGTTCCGGGACGATTCCATCCGGGTAACAGAAGTCTTCCGGGAAAGCACCGTGATCCTGGTGGCCCGCGGCCACCGACTCGCCGACCGGGAGCAGGTAAGCATGGAGGACCTGCGCAACGAGTCCTGGATTGTGCGCGCCGAGGCCCACCCCGTGGTGGAGGTGCTGCAGCGTTCCGCCCACGACGCCGGGTTCGAACCGGAGATTGCCTTTTTGGCCAACGACTACCAGGAGGCCCAGGCGATGGTCAGCGTGGGAATGGGCGTGGCCATGGTGCCTAAGACTGCTGTGGCCCTCCAGCATCCCGACGTGAAAGTGCTGAGCCTGGGTGAGGCCGCCCCGCTGCGCCGGGTACTGCTGGCACAGCGCGAGGACAAGGTCTACGCTCCGGCAGAGGTCGCTTTTCACTCCACCCTGCTGGAGATCGCCCGCGAACGGGCCGGCGATTATCTCTAG
- a CDS encoding PrpF domain-containing protein encodes MKIEAQWMRGGTSKCWVFEAEHLQECGTSLDVLLPRLFGSPDPRQIDGVGGATSTTSKAVILHRPVSDDVDVEYTFAQVGIEEAAVDWGSNCGNGSAVVGLYAIEKGWVLPNGDVTRIVTRNTNTNQIIVQRVATPDGALASVPEARMPGVPFPGHEVGLGFQDPAGKTTGALLPTGAASDTINVGGTRWTVSMVDAGAPVVMVRAEELGLDPARYDNWRAAVELQLVTLEQIRRQAAVRMGLVPTAAEAARAIPKLAIVGAPAQADPSCDANVMMLSMGKPHPALAITGSIALTLAARTTGTVLHTLTGGTVATTLRLRTPAGVIETWSEEHDGRLLVGVDRTARTIATTTIHLPEVPGSAVAAALAGATR; translated from the coding sequence ATGAAGATCGAAGCCCAATGGATGCGCGGAGGGACCAGCAAGTGCTGGGTTTTCGAAGCGGAGCATCTTCAGGAGTGCGGCACCAGCCTCGATGTGCTGTTGCCCAGGCTGTTCGGCAGCCCCGACCCGCGCCAAATTGACGGGGTCGGCGGGGCGACGTCGACCACCAGCAAAGCGGTGATTCTGCACCGGCCGGTCAGCGACGACGTCGATGTTGAGTACACCTTCGCCCAGGTGGGTATCGAAGAGGCCGCTGTGGACTGGGGCAGCAACTGCGGGAACGGCTCGGCGGTCGTGGGTCTGTACGCCATCGAGAAAGGGTGGGTGCTCCCCAACGGAGACGTCACCCGGATCGTCACCCGCAACACCAACACCAACCAAATCATCGTCCAGCGGGTGGCCACGCCTGACGGCGCCCTGGCTTCCGTTCCGGAGGCACGGATGCCCGGCGTGCCCTTCCCCGGCCACGAGGTGGGGCTTGGCTTCCAGGACCCCGCCGGCAAGACCACCGGTGCACTGCTGCCGACCGGTGCGGCCTCTGACACCATCAACGTTGGCGGAACCCGCTGGACCGTGTCCATGGTTGACGCCGGAGCGCCTGTGGTGATGGTCCGCGCGGAGGAGCTGGGCCTGGACCCGGCAAGGTACGACAACTGGCGCGCCGCGGTGGAGCTCCAGTTGGTTACCCTGGAGCAAATCCGGAGGCAGGCGGCGGTGCGGATGGGCCTGGTCCCCACTGCAGCCGAGGCGGCCCGCGCAATCCCCAAGCTGGCTATCGTGGGCGCTCCTGCGCAGGCCGACCCCAGCTGCGACGCCAACGTCATGATGCTTTCCATGGGCAAGCCTCATCCGGCCCTGGCCATCACGGGCAGCATTGCCTTGACCCTGGCCGCCCGCACCACCGGCACCGTGCTGCACACCCTCACCGGCGGCACGGTGGCAACAACGCTCCGGCTGCGCACCCCTGCCGGGGTAATCGAGACGTGGAGCGAGGAGCACGACGGGCGCCTCCTCGTAGGCGTCGACCGCACGGCCCGCACCATTGCCACCACCACCATCCATCTCCCTGAGGTTCCCGGCAGCGCAGTCGCTGCCGCCCTCGCCGGAGCCACCCGCTAA
- a CDS encoding SLC13 family permease — protein MTKTEHRTAVAAGETRGNGAPRPAHRRRIVLVAAAVGFAILALIALVLGGDIFNSSATPEPEHSMTAVQIIPLVILVIMFIVATKWPLNIGVMGLVASFGVGYFMLGMTDKQILEEFPASIVLTIIGVTYFFSMAQRNGTIDIIVQNCVRLVRGKTMLLPWVFFLIAAALTSLGTFSPAAVALLAPAAIGFAYESRIHPVLMGTFIINGAHAGGFSPLSVAGVLVHDIALKNGFPISQGALFTASFALNLILSVLTIVLFALIGRLRDGEGGQHADVDTARTSRPRGQQILTLLLIAVMLVCTLGFHMPIGFVALSAGLLLALVNIKEHQTFIGGVSWSTVLLVAGMITYVSLLQHVGVIDTLAEQALALGAPLLVALVLCYVIGVGSAFASSTALLTAFIPLAGPLLATSSLSASGTVAALAIAATVVDVSPFSTDGALVVANARDDDRQRVYRQLMAYAGGVVLVAPALAWVLLVPTGIM, from the coding sequence ATGACCAAGACTGAGCACCGCACCGCTGTCGCTGCGGGCGAGACCCGGGGCAACGGTGCCCCCCGCCCAGCCCATCGCCGCCGAATCGTACTGGTGGCGGCGGCCGTCGGGTTCGCGATACTGGCTTTGATTGCACTCGTGCTGGGTGGTGATATCTTCAACTCTTCGGCCACCCCGGAACCGGAGCACTCCATGACCGCTGTCCAGATCATCCCGCTCGTCATCCTCGTCATAATGTTCATCGTCGCCACCAAGTGGCCGCTGAACATCGGAGTGATGGGGCTGGTCGCTTCCTTCGGCGTGGGCTATTTCATGCTCGGGATGACGGACAAGCAGATCCTCGAGGAATTCCCCGCCAGCATCGTCCTGACGATCATCGGCGTCACCTACTTCTTCAGCATGGCCCAGCGGAACGGGACCATCGACATCATCGTCCAGAACTGCGTGCGCCTCGTCAGGGGCAAGACGATGCTGCTCCCTTGGGTGTTCTTCCTGATCGCGGCCGCGCTGACGTCGCTGGGCACCTTCTCGCCGGCCGCCGTCGCGCTGCTGGCACCGGCGGCCATCGGCTTCGCCTACGAGTCCCGCATCCATCCCGTGCTGATGGGCACGTTCATCATCAACGGAGCCCATGCCGGCGGCTTTTCCCCGTTGTCCGTGGCCGGCGTCCTGGTGCACGACATCGCCCTCAAGAACGGGTTTCCCATCTCCCAGGGCGCACTTTTTACTGCCAGTTTCGCCCTGAATCTCATTCTCTCGGTCCTCACCATCGTCCTGTTCGCCCTCATCGGCCGGTTGCGCGACGGCGAAGGCGGCCAGCATGCCGACGTCGACACCGCCCGGACCAGCCGTCCTCGCGGACAGCAGATCCTCACGCTGCTCCTCATCGCGGTGATGCTCGTGTGCACCCTGGGCTTCCACATGCCGATCGGCTTTGTGGCGCTCTCCGCCGGACTCCTGCTGGCGCTGGTCAACATCAAAGAACATCAAACGTTCATCGGCGGCGTCTCCTGGTCCACAGTCCTGCTGGTGGCAGGCATGATCACCTACGTCTCACTGCTCCAGCACGTGGGCGTCATTGATACCCTCGCCGAGCAGGCCCTGGCGCTGGGCGCGCCGCTGCTGGTGGCGCTGGTCCTCTGCTACGTCATTGGCGTCGGCTCGGCCTTCGCCTCCTCCACGGCCTTGCTGACCGCGTTCATTCCACTGGCCGGTCCGCTGCTTGCCACGAGTTCGCTGAGTGCCTCCGGAACGGTCGCGGCACTTGCCATCGCTGCCACGGTGGTGGATGTCTCTCCCTTCTCCACCGACGGCGCGCTGGTGGTAGCAAACGCCCGCGACGACGATCGGCAGCGCGTCTACCGGCAGCTGATGGCCTACGCCGGCGGAGTGGTGCTGGTCGCCCCGGCCCTGGCCTGGGTCCTGCTGGTACCCACCGGCATTATGTAG
- a CDS encoding DNA polymerase IV: protein MSGIRWVLHVDLDQFIAAVEVLRRPELAGKPIIVGGRGDPAERAVVATASYEARAFGVGSGMPLRIAARKVPDAVILPVDQEAYLAASETVMATLRSQPGATVQVLGWDEAFVGTETENPEAYARQVQAAVLERTQLHCSIGIGDTLVRAKVATGFGKPAGVFRLTSANWLKVMGDLPTKDLWGVGTKVSARLAKLGIHTVAELAATDPRDLVPEFGPRMGPWYAELGRGDGASVVDDTPWVARGHSRETTFQQDLTAPAQVDDAVRELTARVLEDVEAEGRPVVGLTLKVRYAPFFTKTHAKKIPETFDRDEILARALDLAAGIEAGRPIRLLGMRAEMAMPEDARKGHTPTRGGW, encoded by the coding sequence GTGAGCGGAATCCGGTGGGTGCTGCACGTCGATCTCGACCAGTTCATCGCGGCGGTCGAAGTGCTCCGGCGGCCGGAGCTTGCGGGCAAGCCGATCATTGTCGGCGGTCGGGGCGATCCCGCGGAACGAGCTGTGGTGGCGACCGCGTCCTACGAAGCCAGGGCGTTCGGCGTGGGTTCCGGAATGCCGTTACGCATTGCGGCCCGGAAAGTGCCCGACGCTGTGATCCTGCCCGTCGACCAGGAGGCTTACCTCGCGGCGTCCGAAACGGTGATGGCTACCCTGCGCTCGCAGCCGGGCGCCACCGTGCAGGTGCTGGGCTGGGATGAAGCCTTTGTAGGCACTGAGACAGAGAACCCGGAAGCCTACGCCCGGCAGGTGCAGGCCGCTGTCCTGGAGCGAACGCAGCTGCATTGCAGCATAGGCATCGGCGACACTTTGGTCCGGGCCAAGGTCGCCACCGGTTTCGGCAAGCCGGCCGGCGTCTTCCGCCTCACTTCAGCTAACTGGCTCAAGGTCATGGGCGACCTGCCCACCAAAGACCTGTGGGGCGTTGGAACCAAAGTGTCTGCCCGGCTGGCCAAACTCGGCATCCACACAGTCGCCGAGCTCGCCGCCACCGACCCCCGGGACCTCGTTCCGGAGTTCGGCCCCAGGATGGGTCCCTGGTACGCGGAGCTCGGACGCGGGGACGGCGCCAGCGTTGTGGACGACACCCCGTGGGTTGCCCGCGGGCATAGCCGGGAGACCACCTTCCAACAGGACCTGACTGCGCCCGCCCAGGTGGACGACGCAGTCAGGGAGCTGACAGCCCGTGTTCTTGAGGATGTTGAGGCCGAAGGGCGGCCCGTGGTCGGGCTGACCCTCAAGGTTCGGTATGCGCCGTTCTTCACCAAGACCCACGCGAAGAAGATTCCCGAAACATTCGATAGGGACGAAATCCTCGCGCGGGCATTGGACCTCGCAGCCGGAATTGAAGCGGGCCGCCCGATCCGGCTCCTGGGCATGCGGGCCGAAATGGCAATGCCCGAGGATGCCCGAAAGGGCCATACGCCCACGCGCGGCGGTTGGTGA
- a CDS encoding DUF427 domain-containing protein, which yields MTPAHGFSGLFRRPQPVKPTAGQESVWDYPRPPRVEPRSERVVVRLGGQVIADTTDAVRVLETSHPPVYYLPLDAFPAGVLVPVEGTTFCEFKGEAHYFDVVAGGVVVPRAGWTYPAPARGFEALSSRVALYPGHMDSCEVNGEQVTFQEGDFYGGWITTKIVGPFKGGPGTAGW from the coding sequence ATGACTCCTGCTCATGGTTTTTCCGGACTCTTTCGGCGTCCCCAGCCCGTCAAACCCACAGCCGGTCAAGAGTCGGTGTGGGACTACCCGCGGCCGCCAAGGGTCGAGCCCCGATCGGAACGGGTTGTCGTCCGGCTTGGCGGGCAGGTGATTGCCGACACCACTGATGCAGTGCGTGTCCTGGAGACGAGTCATCCGCCGGTCTACTACCTGCCATTGGACGCATTCCCCGCCGGTGTACTCGTCCCGGTCGAGGGCACCACCTTCTGCGAGTTCAAGGGAGAAGCACACTACTTCGACGTCGTCGCCGGCGGAGTCGTCGTTCCCCGTGCCGGGTGGACCTACCCGGCACCCGCCCGAGGTTTCGAGGCGCTCAGCAGCCGAGTTGCCCTCTACCCGGGCCACATGGATTCCTGCGAGGTCAACGGCGAGCAGGTGACCTTCCAGGAAGGTGACTTCTACGGCGGTTGGATCACCACGAAGATCGTCGGCCCGTTCAAGGGTGGCCCGGGCACTGCCGGGTGGTGA
- a CDS encoding VOC family protein, with product MTTRDTQSVGVPCRVDTFQPDPRAAMDFYGPLFGWSFDDPAPMPAGLEGNYYAARLQGRLVSGIGQAPAMFRPTWNTHVRVDDVGQALALAEHAGGSLVAGPFGGGTHGVLAVVADSTGVPFCLWQAGEGDGAVLADEPNAWAMSSLHTTDVGKARAFYGAMFDWELEPVADAPFALWRRSGQVVAVVTATDGVAVPPHWSVNFAVTDVDSVARHAEALGGTILMAPMDTPGFRNAVVGDPQGAFIAVSAQVSAPAT from the coding sequence ATGACAACCCGTGATACCCAATCGGTCGGCGTGCCGTGCCGGGTCGATACTTTCCAGCCGGATCCCCGGGCGGCCATGGACTTCTACGGCCCGCTCTTCGGCTGGAGTTTTGACGATCCCGCCCCTATGCCTGCCGGACTCGAGGGCAACTACTACGCTGCACGCCTGCAGGGTCGGCTGGTGTCCGGGATCGGCCAGGCACCGGCGATGTTCCGGCCCACGTGGAACACCCACGTGCGTGTCGACGACGTCGGACAGGCGCTCGCCCTTGCCGAGCATGCCGGAGGTAGCCTCGTCGCAGGCCCGTTTGGCGGCGGCACCCATGGTGTTCTGGCCGTGGTTGCGGACTCCACGGGGGTGCCGTTTTGCCTGTGGCAGGCCGGGGAGGGCGACGGCGCCGTGCTGGCCGATGAGCCGAACGCCTGGGCAATGAGCTCGCTGCACACTACCGACGTCGGGAAGGCCCGGGCGTTTTACGGCGCCATGTTCGACTGGGAACTTGAACCGGTGGCGGATGCGCCCTTTGCGCTATGGCGCCGCTCCGGTCAGGTGGTGGCCGTCGTCACCGCCACTGACGGCGTCGCGGTTCCTCCCCATTGGAGCGTCAATTTCGCGGTCACAGATGTGGATTCCGTCGCTCGGCACGCTGAAGCGCTGGGCGGCACCATCCTGATGGCGCCGATGGACACGCCGGGTTTCCGGAACGCTGTGGTCGGCGACCCCCAGGGCGCCTTCATCGCGGTCAGCGCACAGGTCAGCGCACCCGCGACCTGA